A single Pseudomonas sp. HN11 DNA region contains:
- a CDS encoding IS3 family transposase (programmed frameshift) — MDAGKRRSQRDYTLAFKLSVVDQVEKGELSYKEAQRRYGIQGRSTVLVWLRKHGRQDWSQGASIREPRSRSMTEPPLPLTPEQRIKELEEQLALSNQKAQFFEAVVNVLKNDYGVSVGKKATRQVLSQGQIQDLSITRACLFMGISRQAYYQRNRAFDARARQDQEVMDFVLEKRRRQPRIGTRKLHYLMSVEFGASVQVGRDRLFSILRNARELVVRKRAYHKTTDSHHRFRRHPNLLKAGQKQIVPNRPEQVWVADITYLPTQESVAYVSLVTDAYSRKIVGHHVHASLHTESVIKAMEKAVGERQTTLPLIHHSDRGAQYCSELYQRLHASHGIRCSMTDGYDCYQNALAERINGILKTEFLLYRPKNLADAVKMVGESVLIYNGERPHMSLKYKTPDAVHRAF; from the exons ATGGATGCGGGCAAAAGGCGAAGCCAGCGTGACTACACGCTAGCCTTTAAATTATCGGTCGTAGACCAGGTCGAAAAGGGCGAGTTGAGTTATAAAGAGGCTCAACGGCGCTACGGCATTCAGGGCCGGTCCACGGTACTGGTCTGGCTGCGCAAGCACGGCCGGCAGGACTGGAGTCAGGGCGCCTCAATTCGAGAACCGAGGAGCAGGTCCATGACTGAGCCACCCCTCCCGCTAACACCCGAGCAGCGGATCAAAGAGCTCGAAGAGCAGTTGGCGCTAAGCAACCAGAAAGCGCAGTTCTTCGAAGCCGTCGTGAATGTTCTGAAGAATGACTACGGTGTTTCTGTCG GTAAAAAAGCGACCCGGCAAGTCCTCTCGCAAGGGCAAATCCAAGACCTGAGCATCACCAGGGCTTGCCTGTTCATGGGCATTTCGCGCCAAGCATATTACCAACGAAATCGGGCTTTCGACGCGAGGGCTCGCCAAGATCAAGAGGTGATGGACTTTGTTCTTGAAAAGCGCCGACGCCAGCCACGGATCGGCACGCGCAAGCTGCATTACCTGATGAGCGTCGAATTTGGCGCATCAGTGCAGGTCGGCAGAGACCGCCTGTTCAGCATCCTGCGCAACGCTCGAGAACTGGTTGTGCGCAAACGGGCTTACCACAAAACGACGGACAGCCATCACCGCTTTCGCCGCCATCCTAACCTGCTCAAAGCGGGCCAGAAGCAGATCGTACCCAACAGACCAGAGCAGGTGTGGGTTGCAGACATAACCTACCTGCCGACACAGGAAAGCGTGGCTTATGTGAGCCTGGTGACAGACGCTTACTCGCGCAAGATCGTAGGCCATCATGTGCATGCGAGTTTGCATACCGAGTCGGTGATCAAAGCGATGGAAAAGGCAGTTGGTGAACGCCAAACCACGCTTCCACTAATCCATCATTCAGACCGCGGAGCCCAATACTGCTCTGAGCTTTATCAGCGCTTGCACGCCAGTCATGGCATCAGATGCTCGATGACCGACGGCTATGACTGCTACCAGAATGCTCTGGCGGAACGGATAAACGGCATTTTGAAGACCGAGTTTCTGCTGTATCGCCCTAAAAATCTGGCGGATGCAGTGAAGATGGTGGGTGAGTCGGTGCTGATCTACAACGGGGAAAGGCCACACATGTCCCTGAAATACAAAACGCCCGATGCGGTGCATCGAGCGTTTTGA
- a CDS encoding XdhC family protein, with protein sequence MDSVDLNVLRSVLEWRRAGQRVVLYSVVQTWGSAPRPPGAMLALRGDGVVIGSVSGGCIEDDLIARLQDGRLPEDGPPVQLVTYGVTRDEAARFGLPCGGTLRLTEERVDEWEWVSELLARCEDHQIVARELDMATGKVTLSSASKTDVVTFDGERLRAIYGPRWRLLLIGAGQLSRYVAEMARLLDFEVLICDPRDEFVYGWEEQHGRFVPGMPDEAVLNIQTDERTAIVCLTHDPRLDDMALLTALNSSAFYIGALGSRVNSQKRRENLAALGLSSEAIARLHGPIGLHIGSHTPAEIALSLLAEIVAIKNGVAPMQKKPLPVVAE encoded by the coding sequence GTGGACAGTGTTGATTTGAATGTCCTGCGCAGCGTGCTCGAATGGCGTCGCGCCGGGCAGCGAGTGGTGCTGTACAGCGTGGTCCAGACCTGGGGCAGCGCCCCGCGTCCACCGGGGGCGATGCTGGCGTTGCGCGGCGATGGTGTGGTGATCGGCTCGGTGTCTGGCGGTTGCATCGAGGATGACTTGATTGCACGCCTGCAGGATGGTCGCTTGCCAGAAGACGGGCCGCCGGTGCAGTTGGTGACCTACGGCGTTACTCGTGATGAGGCGGCGCGATTTGGCCTGCCATGCGGTGGCACCTTGCGCCTGACCGAGGAGCGTGTTGACGAGTGGGAGTGGGTGTCTGAGCTGCTGGCGCGGTGTGAGGATCACCAGATCGTCGCTCGTGAACTTGATATGGCTACCGGCAAGGTCACCTTGAGTAGCGCGAGCAAGACCGATGTGGTGACCTTCGATGGCGAACGCTTGCGCGCCATCTATGGTCCGCGTTGGCGCTTGCTGTTGATCGGCGCGGGCCAACTGTCACGTTATGTGGCGGAAATGGCGCGCTTGCTGGATTTCGAAGTGCTGATCTGCGACCCGCGTGATGAGTTCGTCTACGGCTGGGAAGAGCAGCACGGCCGCTTTGTACCGGGCATGCCCGACGAAGCGGTGCTGAATATCCAGACCGACGAGCGAACAGCCATCGTCTGCCTCACCCATGACCCACGTCTGGATGATATGGCCTTGCTCACGGCACTGAATTCTTCGGCGTTCTACATTGGCGCCCTGGGCTCGCGAGTCAACAGCCAGAAACGTCGGGAAAACCTGGCGGCGCTGGGGCTGTCGTCGGAAGCGATTGCGCGGCTGCACGGGCCTATCGGTTTGCATATCGGCAGTCATACACCGGCGGAAATTGCGTTGTCGTTGTTGGCGGAAATTGTCGCGATCAAGAACGGTGTGGCGCCGATGCAGAAGAAACCCTTGCCGGTGGTGGCCGAGTGA
- a CDS encoding nucleotidyltransferase family protein, whose product MNVTAIVLAAGQGSRFRAEAGADQDKLLADCVGLDGVVRPVIEQVLVNLPECVVKRWVVTSPDRMDVVRLAEAYGCEVLRLCSAGMGDSIAAAVAASGTADGWLVVLGDMPFIRSSSIERVIDGLEEGGISVPVQDGHYGHPVAFSQTFGPGLMTLTGDRGAKPLFARATVHEVLVKDPGVLWDVDLPHFLNFIHN is encoded by the coding sequence GTGAACGTCACGGCCATTGTGCTGGCAGCGGGGCAGGGCAGTCGTTTTCGTGCCGAAGCCGGGGCGGACCAGGATAAGTTGTTGGCAGATTGCGTCGGCCTGGACGGCGTGGTGCGGCCGGTGATCGAGCAGGTGCTGGTAAATCTGCCTGAGTGTGTCGTGAAGCGCTGGGTGGTGACGTCACCTGATCGCATGGACGTTGTCCGGTTGGCCGAAGCTTATGGCTGTGAAGTCCTGCGGCTGTGTTCGGCCGGCATGGGCGACAGCATCGCAGCGGCGGTCGCGGCCAGTGGTACGGCGGACGGCTGGCTGGTGGTGCTGGGGGATATGCCGTTTATTCGGTCGTCGAGCATTGAGCGGGTGATCGATGGGCTGGAGGAGGGCGGCATCAGTGTGCCGGTGCAGGATGGGCACTATGGGCATCCTGTGGCGTTTAGCCAGACATTTGGGCCTGGGCTGATGACCTTGACCGGCGATCGTGGGGCCAAGCCGTTGTTTGCTCGGGCGACCGTGCATGAAGTATTGGTAAAGGATCCTGGTGTACTCTGGGACGTCGATCTGCCGCATTTTCTGAATTTTATTCACAACTAA
- a CDS encoding dicarboxylate/amino acid:cation symporter, which yields MTTRQPIYKSLYFQVIVAIVIGILLGHFYPQTGVALKPLGDGFIKLIKMVIAPIIFCTVVSGIAGMQSMKSVGKTGGYALLYFEIVSTIALLIGLIVVNVVQPGAGMHIDVATLDASKVAAYVTAGKDQSIVGFILNVIPNTIVGAFANGDILQVLMFSVIFGFALHRLGAYGKPVLDFIDRFAHVMFNIINMIMKLAPIGALGAMAFTIGAYGVGSLVQLGQLMICFYITCILFVLVVLGGICRAHGFSVIKLIRYIREELLIVLGTSSSESALPRMLIKMERLGAKKSVVGLVIPTGYSFNLDGTSIYLTMAAVFIAQATDTHMDITHQITLLLVLLLSSKGAAGVTGSGFIVLAATLSAVGHLPVAGLALILGIDRFMSEARALTNLVGNAVATIVVAKWVKELDTDKLQSELASGGTGISETRELDDLGVAEGPAPVVK from the coding sequence ATGACGACTCGTCAGCCAATCTACAAATCCCTGTACTTCCAGGTGATCGTTGCAATCGTTATCGGTATTTTGCTCGGTCACTTCTACCCGCAGACCGGTGTGGCCCTCAAGCCACTGGGTGACGGGTTCATCAAACTGATCAAAATGGTCATCGCCCCAATCATCTTCTGCACCGTTGTCAGCGGCATCGCTGGCATGCAAAGCATGAAATCGGTCGGCAAGACCGGCGGCTACGCGCTGCTGTACTTCGAAATCGTTTCTACCATCGCGCTGCTGATCGGCCTGATCGTGGTCAACGTTGTGCAACCGGGCGCCGGCATGCACATCGACGTAGCGACCCTGGACGCCTCCAAAGTCGCGGCCTATGTGACTGCCGGTAAAGACCAGAGCATCGTCGGCTTTATCCTCAATGTGATTCCTAACACCATTGTCGGCGCCTTCGCCAACGGCGACATCCTGCAAGTGCTGATGTTCTCGGTGATCTTCGGTTTCGCCCTGCACCGCCTGGGTGCCTACGGCAAGCCGGTACTGGACTTCATCGATCGCTTCGCCCACGTGATGTTCAACATCATCAACATGATCATGAAGCTCGCGCCAATCGGTGCCCTGGGCGCCATGGCGTTCACCATCGGTGCCTACGGCGTAGGTTCCCTGGTGCAGCTGGGCCAGTTGATGATTTGCTTCTACATCACCTGCATCCTGTTTGTGCTGGTCGTACTGGGCGGTATCTGCCGCGCCCACGGCTTCAGCGTGATCAAACTGATCCGCTACATCCGTGAAGAGCTGTTGATCGTGCTGGGTACGTCCTCCTCCGAATCCGCACTGCCACGCATGCTGATCAAGATGGAGCGTCTGGGCGCGAAGAAGTCCGTAGTAGGCCTGGTCATTCCAACGGGCTACTCGTTCAACCTCGACGGTACTTCGATCTACCTGACCATGGCCGCCGTGTTCATCGCCCAGGCGACTGACACCCACATGGACATCACCCACCAGATCACCCTGTTGCTGGTGCTGCTGCTGTCCTCCAAAGGCGCTGCAGGCGTGACCGGTTCGGGCTTTATCGTACTGGCTGCCACCCTGTCGGCCGTAGGCCACCTGCCGGTTGCCGGCCTGGCGCTGATCCTGGGTATCGACCGCTTCATGTCCGAAGCCCGCGCGCTGACCAACCTTGTGGGTAACGCCGTTGCCACCATCGTCGTGGCCAAGTGGGTCAAGGAGCTGGACACCGACAAGCTGCAAAGCGAGCTGGCGTCCGGCGGTACCGGTATCTCGGAAACCCGCGAACTGGATGACCTGGGCGTGGCCGAAGGCCCTGCCCCTGTGGTCAAGTAA